In Tachysurus fulvidraco isolate hzauxx_2018 chromosome 11, HZAU_PFXX_2.0, whole genome shotgun sequence, one DNA window encodes the following:
- the auts2b gene encoding autism susceptibility gene 2 protein isoform X2: MFSPTAALAPPPLLTGNALAVPGSSPAGPYTEQDLLRQELNSRFLASQNVDRGTPMAAPSYLRTEFHQHQHQHQHTHQHTHQHTFTPFPHPAILPGPVAPLFDKYPPKVDSFHRHNLLQSYPPVMQGMPPMVPPTGIFSSLQGAFQPKASNPLDVVPGPGAMPRPLIQKESRLLDSACPTPKKPGKWCAMHVHIAWQVYHHQQKIKKQMQNEPHKLDFGLKPEFLSRPSGSGLLGIIQQPRDLPRPSTIFSNAGSTHPSVSPYGYLPHPHTNLHTPPSHHDPLSKPPTYGGLGILSSTAFGGLGNPTITSSTHGNKDSKAAQSSAGPQEPWNRLQQTPSSFPTPPAWPQPPELERVMDKRDFGLNKEEHERDTKEKLNMRHLSPANSSPQSHKQTVQSSIDTPEPKDKDKARERVQSQEPPTQSGETEDQRHRDSQQEKKEKPAKGDQRPTEEKSTSEDTLSQQQQRVRVERRSSDGSQWEPDAKRSRLDTEHTKSVQVKVKEERRENQDSPEIKPPLKVLEKPVQDRRTPGMHPLPMSSIPVPLGMTGFPHGLERTRLISPLVGMSPLCGAERFPYSPQHWDPIRCMSRGLDISQKDPVAKELLLRGDPLQRVYPREPLLHPLALEQQQRCQLEERHRLALLREESERSRLLALHHHATLETQLAHPGLLPGPYASPLFPRLALPHSAPYGPLSKSLPPAGYMHAPPPPLLPGIPMRPPSPRRTAPLADRNIEAP, translated from the exons ATGTTTTCTCCAACTGCAGCCTTAGCTCCTCCTCCACTCTTAACAGGAAATGCTCTAGCCGTGCCCGGTTCTTCTCCTGCAGGTCCCTATACAG AGCAGGACCTTCTGCGCCAAGAGCTGAACTCACGCTTCCTGGCCTCCCAGAATGTGGATAGAGGAACTCCTATGGCTGCTCCATCGTACCTGCGCACCGAGTTCCACCAGCACCAACACCAgcaccagcacacacaccaacacacacaccagcacacctTCACCCCTTTCCCTCATCCGGCCATCCTGCCAGGCCCTGTAGCACCCCTG TTTGACAAATACCCACCAAAGGTCGACTCCTTTCACAGGCACAAC TTACTTCAGTCCTATCCTCCAGTAATGCAGGGAATGCCCCCCATGGTGCCCCCAACCGGGATATTCAGCTCTCTACAGGGAGCCTTCCAGCCCAAG GCCTCCAACCCGCTCGATGTTGTTCCCGGACCGGGAGCAATGCCCCGTCCACTAATACAGAAGGAATCCAGA TTGTTGGACTCTGCGTGTCCTACACCAAAG AAGCCAGGGAAATGGTGTGCGATGCATGTTCACATTGCATGGCAGGTGTACCACCATCAGCAGAAAATAAAG AAGCAGATGCAAAATGAGCCACACAAGCTAGACTTTGGGTTGAAGCCAGAGTTCCTGAGTCGACCTTCTGGTTCAGGCCTCTTAGGAATTATCCAGCAACCGCGTGACTTACCCCGCCCTTCCACTATCTTTTCCAATGCTG GTTCCACACACCCTTCGGTCTCTCCCTATGGATACTTACCTCACCCTCACACCAATCTCCATACCCCCCCTTCTCATCATG ACCCCTTGAGTAAGCCACCAACATATGGAGGTTTGGGAATACTGAGCTCCACAGCATTCGGAGGGCTTGGAAATCCCACAATAA CAAGTTCTACACATGGTAATAAAGACAGTAAAGCAGCACAATCTTCAGCAGGACCTCAGGAGCCCTGGAACAGGCTGCAGCAAACACCTTCTTCTTTTCCTACACCCCCTGCTTGGCCCCAGCCCCCTGAACTTGAAAGAGTAATGGACAAGAGAGACTTTGGGTTGAACAAAGAAGAGCACGAAAG GGACACAAAAGAGAAGTTAAATATGAGACACCTGTCACCTGCTAATTCAAGCCCACAGAGTCATAAGCAAACAGTACAGTCTTCTATAGACACTCCTGAGCCAAAAGACAAGGACAAAGCCAGAGAAAGAGTACAGTCCCAAGAACCCCCCACTCAGAGTGGAGAAACAGAGGATCAGAGGCACAGGGACAGCCAGcaagagaagaaggagaaaccTGCTAAGGGTGACCAGCGTCCTACAGAGGAGAAGTCTACTTCTGAGGACACTTTGTCCCAACAGCAACAAAGGGTTCGAGTTGAAAGACGCAGTAGTGATGGATCACAGTGGGAGCCAGATGCAAAGAGAAGCAGACTggatactgaacacacaaagaGTGTCCAGGTTAAAgtgaaggaggagaggagagagaatcAGGACTCTCCTGAAATCAAACCACCTTTGAAAGTCTTGGAGAAACCAGTGCAGGACCGAAGAACCCCAGGCATGCATCCTTTGCCCATGTCATCCATTCCTGTGCCTCTAGGAATGACAGGATTTCCACATGGCCTGGAAAGGACTCGTTTAATATCACCGCTTGTTGGGATGAGCCCACTGTGTGGTGCTGAGCGATTTCCATATTCTCCACAGCATTGGGATCCAATTCGGTGTATGAGCCGTGGTCTGGACATATCTCAAAAAGACCCTGTTGCCAAGGAGCTGCTGCTGAGGGGCGACCCACTGCAGCGTGTTTACCCACGCGAGCCACTCCTCCACCCGCTGGCGCTGGAACAGCAGCAGAGGTGCCAGCTGGAGGAGCGCCATCGCCTGGCACTGCTGCGTGAGGAGAGCGAGAGGAGCCGCCTGCTGGCATTACACCACCACGCCACCCTCGAGACCCAGCTGGCACATCCCGGCCTCCTGCCCGGACCCTATGCCAGCCCGCTGTTCCCGCGCCTAGCACTGCCTCATTCTGCACCCTACGGCCCTCTGAGCAAGTCTCTGCCTCCTGCAGGCTACATGCATGCCCCTCCACCCCCTCTGCTGCCTGGAATACCCATGCGGCCTCCTTCTCCCAGACGGACTGCGCCACTGGCGGACAGAAATATCGAGGCACCATGA
- the auts2b gene encoding autism susceptibility gene 2 protein isoform X1: MFSPTAALAPPPLLTGNALAVPGSSPAGPYTEQDLLRQELNSRFLASQNVDRGTPMAAPSYLRTEFHQHQHQHQHTHQHTHQHTFTPFPHPAILPGPVAPLVRTTTRHFDKYPPKVDSFHRHNLLQSYPPVMQGMPPMVPPTGIFSSLQGAFQPKASNPLDVVPGPGAMPRPLIQKESRLLDSACPTPKKPGKWCAMHVHIAWQVYHHQQKIKKQMQNEPHKLDFGLKPEFLSRPSGSGLLGIIQQPRDLPRPSTIFSNAGSTHPSVSPYGYLPHPHTNLHTPPSHHDPLSKPPTYGGLGILSSTAFGGLGNPTITSSTHGNKDSKAAQSSAGPQEPWNRLQQTPSSFPTPPAWPQPPELERVMDKRDFGLNKEEHERDTKEKLNMRHLSPANSSPQSHKQTVQSSIDTPEPKDKDKARERVQSQEPPTQSGETEDQRHRDSQQEKKEKPAKGDQRPTEEKSTSEDTLSQQQQRVRVERRSSDGSQWEPDAKRSRLDTEHTKSVQVKVKEERRENQDSPEIKPPLKVLEKPVQDRRTPGMHPLPMSSIPVPLGMTGFPHGLERTRLISPLVGMSPLCGAERFPYSPQHWDPIRCMSRGLDISQKDPVAKELLLRGDPLQRVYPREPLLHPLALEQQQRCQLEERHRLALLREESERSRLLALHHHATLETQLAHPGLLPGPYASPLFPRLALPHSAPYGPLSKSLPPAGYMHAPPPPLLPGIPMRPPSPRRTAPLADRNIEAP, from the exons ATGTTTTCTCCAACTGCAGCCTTAGCTCCTCCTCCACTCTTAACAGGAAATGCTCTAGCCGTGCCCGGTTCTTCTCCTGCAGGTCCCTATACAG AGCAGGACCTTCTGCGCCAAGAGCTGAACTCACGCTTCCTGGCCTCCCAGAATGTGGATAGAGGAACTCCTATGGCTGCTCCATCGTACCTGCGCACCGAGTTCCACCAGCACCAACACCAgcaccagcacacacaccaacacacacaccagcacacctTCACCCCTTTCCCTCATCCGGCCATCCTGCCAGGCCCTGTAGCACCCCTGGTGCGTACCACCACCAGACAT TTTGACAAATACCCACCAAAGGTCGACTCCTTTCACAGGCACAAC TTACTTCAGTCCTATCCTCCAGTAATGCAGGGAATGCCCCCCATGGTGCCCCCAACCGGGATATTCAGCTCTCTACAGGGAGCCTTCCAGCCCAAG GCCTCCAACCCGCTCGATGTTGTTCCCGGACCGGGAGCAATGCCCCGTCCACTAATACAGAAGGAATCCAGA TTGTTGGACTCTGCGTGTCCTACACCAAAG AAGCCAGGGAAATGGTGTGCGATGCATGTTCACATTGCATGGCAGGTGTACCACCATCAGCAGAAAATAAAG AAGCAGATGCAAAATGAGCCACACAAGCTAGACTTTGGGTTGAAGCCAGAGTTCCTGAGTCGACCTTCTGGTTCAGGCCTCTTAGGAATTATCCAGCAACCGCGTGACTTACCCCGCCCTTCCACTATCTTTTCCAATGCTG GTTCCACACACCCTTCGGTCTCTCCCTATGGATACTTACCTCACCCTCACACCAATCTCCATACCCCCCCTTCTCATCATG ACCCCTTGAGTAAGCCACCAACATATGGAGGTTTGGGAATACTGAGCTCCACAGCATTCGGAGGGCTTGGAAATCCCACAATAA CAAGTTCTACACATGGTAATAAAGACAGTAAAGCAGCACAATCTTCAGCAGGACCTCAGGAGCCCTGGAACAGGCTGCAGCAAACACCTTCTTCTTTTCCTACACCCCCTGCTTGGCCCCAGCCCCCTGAACTTGAAAGAGTAATGGACAAGAGAGACTTTGGGTTGAACAAAGAAGAGCACGAAAG GGACACAAAAGAGAAGTTAAATATGAGACACCTGTCACCTGCTAATTCAAGCCCACAGAGTCATAAGCAAACAGTACAGTCTTCTATAGACACTCCTGAGCCAAAAGACAAGGACAAAGCCAGAGAAAGAGTACAGTCCCAAGAACCCCCCACTCAGAGTGGAGAAACAGAGGATCAGAGGCACAGGGACAGCCAGcaagagaagaaggagaaaccTGCTAAGGGTGACCAGCGTCCTACAGAGGAGAAGTCTACTTCTGAGGACACTTTGTCCCAACAGCAACAAAGGGTTCGAGTTGAAAGACGCAGTAGTGATGGATCACAGTGGGAGCCAGATGCAAAGAGAAGCAGACTggatactgaacacacaaagaGTGTCCAGGTTAAAgtgaaggaggagaggagagagaatcAGGACTCTCCTGAAATCAAACCACCTTTGAAAGTCTTGGAGAAACCAGTGCAGGACCGAAGAACCCCAGGCATGCATCCTTTGCCCATGTCATCCATTCCTGTGCCTCTAGGAATGACAGGATTTCCACATGGCCTGGAAAGGACTCGTTTAATATCACCGCTTGTTGGGATGAGCCCACTGTGTGGTGCTGAGCGATTTCCATATTCTCCACAGCATTGGGATCCAATTCGGTGTATGAGCCGTGGTCTGGACATATCTCAAAAAGACCCTGTTGCCAAGGAGCTGCTGCTGAGGGGCGACCCACTGCAGCGTGTTTACCCACGCGAGCCACTCCTCCACCCGCTGGCGCTGGAACAGCAGCAGAGGTGCCAGCTGGAGGAGCGCCATCGCCTGGCACTGCTGCGTGAGGAGAGCGAGAGGAGCCGCCTGCTGGCATTACACCACCACGCCACCCTCGAGACCCAGCTGGCACATCCCGGCCTCCTGCCCGGACCCTATGCCAGCCCGCTGTTCCCGCGCCTAGCACTGCCTCATTCTGCACCCTACGGCCCTCTGAGCAAGTCTCTGCCTCCTGCAGGCTACATGCATGCCCCTCCACCCCCTCTGCTGCCTGGAATACCCATGCGGCCTCCTTCTCCCAGACGGACTGCGCCACTGGCGGACAGAAATATCGAGGCACCATGA
- the zgc:112083 gene encoding histone H4 transcription factor isoform X1: MAKKINLSDMVITCEWSSCTFKGHSMEELSDHMSVHLKEHLGDGDTMEELDDYQCLWQGCEFLAMGSPNELIAHAHFHNFHSKLKFIGTQLLQSHPELPSCSQDLHSNNLVTDISEGFVCQWEHCDSSFNNPEWFYRHVDMHAHCTELQPLPDQQQALFCSWKGCDAFFKIKYRLREHLRSHTQERLVACPTCGCMFSSNTKFFDHIQRQAEPEDSLTCAHCDKGFANERLLRDHVRQHVNHIKCPLCDMTCTSLSTLKIHIKFRHCDERPFPCDFCESSFKNQHDLRKHMETHNEGAAYHCTVEGCGYSSRMAHTMKQHYKRVHEQGNMVSRYKCHLCDKNFSWCYTLTLHLRKKHQLKWPSGHSRFRYKEDEDGYLRLNMVRFETVEVTEELIKNMAEKRTPRKLSGSTSQTKRPALQAESMNDVPTQSSYPSSSSSSSSMTVLMNDNDGAVKDRAPVYCILSTVTEMNGDQENTSDSGRESGAVRALAAVARGLGMDVV; this comes from the exons atggcaaaaaaaataaacctctCCGACATGGTGATTACATGCGAGTGGTCATCGTGTACATTTAAGGGCCACAGTATGGAGGAGCTGAGTGATCACATGTCTGTACATTTGAAGGAGCATCTTGGGGATGGGGACACCATGGAAGAGCTGG acgATTATCAGTGTTTGTGGCAGGGCTGTGAGTTCCTTGCTATGGGAAGTCCTAATGAGCTCATTGCCCATGCACACTTCCATAACTTCCACAGCAAACTGAAGTTCATCGGGACTCAACTGCTCCAGTCCCATCCTGAGCTTCCGAGCTGCTCTCAGGATCTGCACAGCAACAACCTGGTCACAGACATCTCTGAAGGCTTTGTGTGTCAGTGGGAACACTGTGAT AGTTCTTTTAACAATCCCGAGTGGTTTTACCGCCATGTGGACATGCATGCTCACTGTACGGAGTTACAGCCGCTTCCCGATCAACAGCAGGCTCTCTTCTGCAGCTGGAAAG GCTGTGACGCCTTCTTTAAGATAAAGTATCGGCTGCGCGAGCACCTACGCAGTCACACACAGGAGCGTCTGGTGGCCTGTCCAACCTGTGGCTGCATGTTCTCCAGCAACACCAAGTTCTTTGATCACATTCAAAGACAAGCTGAGCCAGAGG ATTCTCTTACATGTGCTCATTGTGACAAAGGCTTTGCTAATGAAAGACTGCTGAGAGACCACGTACGGCAGCACG tgaatcaCATAAAATGCCCACTCTGTGACATGACGTGTACATCCCTCTCTACCCTGAAGATCCACATCAAATTTCGCCATTGTGATGAGCGCCCTTTCCCCTGTGATTTCTGTGAGAGCAG CTTCAAGAATCAGCATGATCTGAGGAAGCACATGGAGACCCACAACGAAGGAGCAGCGTATCACTGCACGGTAGAGGGATGCGGGTACTCTTCTCGCATGGCTCACACCATGAAACAGCATTATAAAAGAGTACACGAG CAGGGGAACATGGTGTCCAGGTATAAATGTCATCTGTGTGACAAGAACTTTTCATGGTGTTACACTCTGACCCTTCATCTGAGAAAGAAACATCAGCTCAAATGGCCATCAGGACATTCCCGCTTCAG GTATAAAGAAGATGAGGACGGCTACCTGCGCCTGAACATGGTGCGTTTCGAGACCGTTGAGGTAACAGAAGAGCTAATAAAGAACATGGCAGAAAAACGCACACCTCGCAAGCTCTCGGGCTCGACTTCTCAGACTAAGAGACCAGCGCTACAGGCAGAAAGCATGAACGATGTTCCAACACAGTCTTCCTACCCCTcgtcttcatcctcctcctcttccatgACGGTGCTTATGAATGACAATGACGGTGCGGTAAAGGACAGAGCAccagtgtactgtatactgaGCACAGTGACGGAGATGAACGGGGATCAAGAGAACACATCAGACTCAGGGAGGGAGTCGGGGGCAGTGAGAGCGCTGGCGGCTGTAGCTCGAGGGCTGGGTATGGACGTAGTGTGA
- the zgc:112083 gene encoding histone H4 transcription factor isoform X2, with product MAKKINLSDMVITCEWSSCTFKGHSMEELSDHMSVHLKEHLGDGDTMEELDDYQCLWQGCEFLAMGSPNELIAHAHFHNFHSKLKFIGTQLLQSHPELPSCSQDLHSNNLVTDISEGFVCQWEHCDSSFNNPEWFYRHVDMHAHCTELQPLPDQQQALFCSWKGCDAFFKIKYRLREHLRSHTQERLVACPTCGCMFSSNTKFFDHIQRQAEPEDSLTCAHCDKGFANERLLRDHVRQHVNHIKCPLCDMTCTSLSTLKIHIKFRHCDERPFPCDFCESSFKNQHDLRKHMETHNEGAAYHCTVEGCGYSSRMAHTMKQHYKRVHEGNMVSRYKCHLCDKNFSWCYTLTLHLRKKHQLKWPSGHSRFRYKEDEDGYLRLNMVRFETVEVTEELIKNMAEKRTPRKLSGSTSQTKRPALQAESMNDVPTQSSYPSSSSSSSSMTVLMNDNDGAVKDRAPVYCILSTVTEMNGDQENTSDSGRESGAVRALAAVARGLGMDVV from the exons atggcaaaaaaaataaacctctCCGACATGGTGATTACATGCGAGTGGTCATCGTGTACATTTAAGGGCCACAGTATGGAGGAGCTGAGTGATCACATGTCTGTACATTTGAAGGAGCATCTTGGGGATGGGGACACCATGGAAGAGCTGG acgATTATCAGTGTTTGTGGCAGGGCTGTGAGTTCCTTGCTATGGGAAGTCCTAATGAGCTCATTGCCCATGCACACTTCCATAACTTCCACAGCAAACTGAAGTTCATCGGGACTCAACTGCTCCAGTCCCATCCTGAGCTTCCGAGCTGCTCTCAGGATCTGCACAGCAACAACCTGGTCACAGACATCTCTGAAGGCTTTGTGTGTCAGTGGGAACACTGTGAT AGTTCTTTTAACAATCCCGAGTGGTTTTACCGCCATGTGGACATGCATGCTCACTGTACGGAGTTACAGCCGCTTCCCGATCAACAGCAGGCTCTCTTCTGCAGCTGGAAAG GCTGTGACGCCTTCTTTAAGATAAAGTATCGGCTGCGCGAGCACCTACGCAGTCACACACAGGAGCGTCTGGTGGCCTGTCCAACCTGTGGCTGCATGTTCTCCAGCAACACCAAGTTCTTTGATCACATTCAAAGACAAGCTGAGCCAGAGG ATTCTCTTACATGTGCTCATTGTGACAAAGGCTTTGCTAATGAAAGACTGCTGAGAGACCACGTACGGCAGCACG tgaatcaCATAAAATGCCCACTCTGTGACATGACGTGTACATCCCTCTCTACCCTGAAGATCCACATCAAATTTCGCCATTGTGATGAGCGCCCTTTCCCCTGTGATTTCTGTGAGAGCAG CTTCAAGAATCAGCATGATCTGAGGAAGCACATGGAGACCCACAACGAAGGAGCAGCGTATCACTGCACGGTAGAGGGATGCGGGTACTCTTCTCGCATGGCTCACACCATGAAACAGCATTATAAAAGAGTACACGAG GGGAACATGGTGTCCAGGTATAAATGTCATCTGTGTGACAAGAACTTTTCATGGTGTTACACTCTGACCCTTCATCTGAGAAAGAAACATCAGCTCAAATGGCCATCAGGACATTCCCGCTTCAG GTATAAAGAAGATGAGGACGGCTACCTGCGCCTGAACATGGTGCGTTTCGAGACCGTTGAGGTAACAGAAGAGCTAATAAAGAACATGGCAGAAAAACGCACACCTCGCAAGCTCTCGGGCTCGACTTCTCAGACTAAGAGACCAGCGCTACAGGCAGAAAGCATGAACGATGTTCCAACACAGTCTTCCTACCCCTcgtcttcatcctcctcctcttccatgACGGTGCTTATGAATGACAATGACGGTGCGGTAAAGGACAGAGCAccagtgtactgtatactgaGCACAGTGACGGAGATGAACGGGGATCAAGAGAACACATCAGACTCAGGGAGGGAGTCGGGGGCAGTGAGAGCGCTGGCGGCTGTAGCTCGAGGGCTGGGTATGGACGTAGTGTGA
- the map6b gene encoding microtubule-associated protein 6 homolog isoform X1 translates to MAWPCITRACCINRFWSEFDKADIAVPLVFTKYSDVAEVRHLHPQPGPLAQAHHLSAVAIETEPAHTAPQESAAASASSAARGSSVTRQDFKAWTVKPEPSCKPKNEYRPCQTPFNNETQYQKDYKPWPVQKRGDHPWIPKIDSKSQKPEHMTAEPDTGMEKCEIEERVKEKEDAKEEKKRPVKKEQDAETGEKKKEQRAGSRGRSAADALNRQIKQEGTSGSSYRMEFKAYTDVKPVKPIKAKSQYKLSMEEKANLETSYNATYKGEQSKPEAADNKLLDRRRIRSLYNEPSMKESSKSEKPVASHSKPKKTTSHSKTASKAKARPNTGTQPAKKKSSVSKLELKPDGGVTKKSKEMINRLAEGKK, encoded by the exons ATGGCGTGGCCCTGCATCACTCGCGCCTGCTGCATCAACCGCTTCTGGAGCGAATTTGATAAGGCGGACATCGCTGTGCCCCTCGTCTTTACCAAGTACTCGGACGTGGCCGAGGTGCGGCATCTCCATCCGCAACCGGGCCCGTTAGCGCAAGCCCATCATCTTAGCGCGGTCGCCATAGAAACAGAGCCCGCCCACACCGCGCCACAAGAGTCGGCTGCAGCATCAGCATCTTCAGCAGCGCGCGGATCGTCCGTCACGCGCCAGGACTTCAAAGCGTGGACAGTCAAACCGGAACCGAGCTGCAAACCCAAAAATGAGTACCGCCCGTGCCAGACACCGTTCAATAATGAGACGCAGTACCAGAAAGATTATAAACCGTGGCCTGTTCAGAAACGCGGCGATCATCCGTGGATCCCCAAAATCGACAGCAAGAGCCAGAAGCCCGAGCACATGACCGCAGAACCGGACACAGGCATGGAGAAGTGCGAGATagaagagagagtaaaagagaaggAAGATgcaaaggaggaaaagaagagacCAGTGAAGAAAGAGCAGGATGCTGAGActggagagaagaagaaagagcaAAGAGCAGGATCCAGAGGAAGGTCAGCTGCAGATGCTCTGAACAGGCAGATCAAGCAGGAGGGAACCTCCGGAAGTTCATACAG GATGGAATTCAAGGCGTACACTGATGTAAAGCCCGTAAAACCGATCAAAGCCAAGTCACAGTACAAATTGTCAATGGAGGAGAAGGCTAATCTGGAGACGAGCTACAACGCCACTTATAAAGGAGAACAGTCAAAACCAGAGGCTGCAGATAACAAACTGCTGGATCGCCGCAGGATACGCAGCCTGTACAATGAGCCCAGCATGAAAGAATCCAGCAAG TCAGAGAAGCCGGTTGCGTCCCACTCCAAACCCAAAAAGACGACAAGCCATAGTAAAACAGCAAGTAAAGCTAAAGCAAGGCCGAACACTGGCACCCAACCTGCCAAGAAGAAAAGCTCTGTGAGCAAGTTGGAGTTAAAGCCAGATGGAGGAGTCAccaagaaaagtaaagaaatgatTAACAGACTggctgagggaaaaaaataa
- the map6b gene encoding microtubule-associated protein 6 homolog isoform X2 has translation MAWPCITRACCINRFWSEFDKADIAVPLVFTKYSDVAEVRHLHPQPGPLAQAHHLSAVAIETEPAHTAPQESAAASASSAARGSSVTRQDFKAWTVKPEPSCKPKNEYRPCQTPFNNETQYQKDYKPWPVQKRGDHPWIPKIDSKSQKPEHMTAEPDTGMEKCEIEERVKEKEDAKEEKKRPVKKEQDAETGEKKKEQRAGSRGRSAADALNRQIKQEGTSGSSYRMEFKAYTDVKPVKPIKAKSQYKLSMEEKANLETSYNATYKGEQSKPEAADNKLLDRRRIRSLYNEPSMKESSKGCSDSDRRSVVSLF, from the exons ATGGCGTGGCCCTGCATCACTCGCGCCTGCTGCATCAACCGCTTCTGGAGCGAATTTGATAAGGCGGACATCGCTGTGCCCCTCGTCTTTACCAAGTACTCGGACGTGGCCGAGGTGCGGCATCTCCATCCGCAACCGGGCCCGTTAGCGCAAGCCCATCATCTTAGCGCGGTCGCCATAGAAACAGAGCCCGCCCACACCGCGCCACAAGAGTCGGCTGCAGCATCAGCATCTTCAGCAGCGCGCGGATCGTCCGTCACGCGCCAGGACTTCAAAGCGTGGACAGTCAAACCGGAACCGAGCTGCAAACCCAAAAATGAGTACCGCCCGTGCCAGACACCGTTCAATAATGAGACGCAGTACCAGAAAGATTATAAACCGTGGCCTGTTCAGAAACGCGGCGATCATCCGTGGATCCCCAAAATCGACAGCAAGAGCCAGAAGCCCGAGCACATGACCGCAGAACCGGACACAGGCATGGAGAAGTGCGAGATagaagagagagtaaaagagaaggAAGATgcaaaggaggaaaagaagagacCAGTGAAGAAAGAGCAGGATGCTGAGActggagagaagaagaaagagcaAAGAGCAGGATCCAGAGGAAGGTCAGCTGCAGATGCTCTGAACAGGCAGATCAAGCAGGAGGGAACCTCCGGAAGTTCATACAG GATGGAATTCAAGGCGTACACTGATGTAAAGCCCGTAAAACCGATCAAAGCCAAGTCACAGTACAAATTGTCAATGGAGGAGAAGGCTAATCTGGAGACGAGCTACAACGCCACTTATAAAGGAGAACAGTCAAAACCAGAGGCTGCAGATAACAAACTGCTGGATCGCCGCAGGATACGCAGCCTGTACAATGAGCCCAGCATGAAAGAATCCAGCAAG GGCTGTTCAGACAGTGACAGACGTTCTGTTGTAAGTCTGTTCTAG